The window CGATGGGTTTTTTTAAGAAGACACACGCATCGTTGACGAGATAGCGCGTTGGGAAGTTGTCGCATCCGTTGACGATGATGTCGTATTGGGGAAGGATGTCCATGATGTTGTCGGATGTGAGATAGTCGGTGTGTGGCACCACATCGCAGCCGGGGTTGATTTCTTTGAGGGTCTCGTAAGCCGAGATGGCTTTGAGACGACCCAGGTCAGATGTGCCGTGCAGTATCTGGCGTTGCAAGTTGGTGACATCGACGATGTCGGCATCGACGATTCCCAGTGTCCCAATGCCAGTCGCGGCCAGATAAAGTCCGGTTGGGCTGCCCAATCCGCCTGCGCCAATGAGCAGCACTTTGGCGTCGAGGAGTTTGCCCTGTCCGCGTTCTCCCACTTCGGGGATGAGGAGGTGACGGGAGTAGCGCTGTACTTCGGCTTTGTTGAGCGCGCGGTCGCGGTCAATGTGGAGATCGGCATTTTGCCACGCGTCGATGTCGCCCTGGATATACGCGACGTCGGAATAGCCCATGTCTTGAAGTGCCTGTGCGGCCAATGCGCCCTGGCCCTGAGCACCATAGACAATGATTGCGCGGTCGCGGTCATTGTCCATGCTTTCTATGCGGAGTTCGAGAAAGCCACGCGGTACGTTTTCCGCGCCGGGGATGTATCCTTCGATATAATTTTCGCGCTCGCGCACGTCTATGAGCAGCGTGCCATTTGCGTTGATTTTCTCCTGTGCGCGTTCTGGAGAAAGTCCCGTGGTGCTGGCTTCTGCCTGTGCGACGAGCATTTCATAAGTTGCACTCATGGCGTCCCTTTCGGGTTGGTGTTTGGATTTGAGTGATCACGGGGATTTAATGTAAGGTATTTTTTTTCATTCGCAAGCCC is drawn from Gemmatimonadota bacterium and contains these coding sequences:
- the moeB gene encoding molybdopterin-synthase adenylyltransferase MoeB, giving the protein MSATYEMLVAQAEASTTGLSPERAQEKINANGTLLIDVRERENYIEGYIPGAENVPRGFLELRIESMDNDRDRAIIVYGAQGQGALAAQALQDMGYSDVAYIQGDIDAWQNADLHIDRDRALNKAEVQRYSRHLLIPEVGERGQGKLLDAKVLLIGAGGLGSPTGLYLAATGIGTLGIVDADIVDVTNLQRQILHGTSDLGRLKAISAYETLKEINPGCDVVPHTDYLTSDNIMDILPQYDIIVNGCDNFPTRYLVNDACVFLKKPIVDGSIFRFEGQVTVYTCDGEGPCYRCLYPAPPPADLAPSUDEAGVLGVLPGTVGLVQATEVVKLILGQGDPLIGRLLMYDALQMNFNTFKIRRDKNCPVCGDNPTITELMDYQAFCSMDHSDAAD